Below is a genomic region from Streptomyces sp. NBC_00461.
GCACCTCTCCGTTGCATGCATTTCGATTTGAACACGGACAAACAAGGTCAAACGTGCCTGGTCGCAGGCGTAGTTGGGCACGCGCGGGGTTCCGTCCTCAAGCTGGAGCCGCTCACAGCAGGGGTGTCAGGACAGGAATGCTTCCAGGACGAGGGTCGCCGCGCCGAGGCTGACCGGGTTGCGGTCGATGGGGCAGAGACTGATCTCGGTGCCTTCCCAGGGTTCGGCGAGTGCGTAGCGGGCGGCGGTGTCGCGTACGTGCGGGAGCACGGCGCTTCCCAGACTGTCGGCGACCCAGCCGGTGAGCACGATGATCTGCGGGTTGCACAGGTTGATCAGGTTGGCGATGGCGATGCCGAGGTACTGACCGGTCGTGGCGATCACCCGTTGTGCGGCGGGGTCGCCGGCCGCGTGGGCGGTGGCCAGGGCGTGGATGGTCGCCGTCTGGTCGTCCGGGTGCAGGAGCGGGCTGTCCGGGTCGGTCTCCGCGAGATGCTGCATGATGCCGGGTGCGCCGACGTAGGTCTCCACGCATCCGACGCATCCGCGGCGGCACTTGCGGCCGTCGATGACGAGGTTGGTGTGGCCCCATTCGCCGGCCGTGTTCGTGGCTCCGCGGTAGAGCGCCCCCTGGACGGCCAGGCCCGCGCCGACGCCGGTTCCCAGGGTGAGGACGGCGACGTCGTCGTGGCCGCGGGCGGCACCGAACCACAGTTCGGCGACGGTGCTCGCACGCAACGGGTTGTCGAGGATGATCGGCACATCAGGGAGCCGCTCGGTGAGCAGGGCCGGCAGTGGCACGTCGTTCCACCGCCAGTTCGGGGCGAAGACGGAGGCCGTGCCGTCCGGCCGTACTTGGCCGGGAATGCTGACGCCGACCCCGAGAATCCTGCCGCGATCCACCTGCGCCTGCGCGATCGCGTCGTCGATGCCGCGGACGATCCGGTCCACGACGTAGTCCGGCGAGTTGGTGTGCGGGTGCAGTTCGCACTCGGCTCTGGCCAGAACCCGCAGAGCGGGGTCGAAGACCTCGGCATGGACGTAGGTCTCGGCGATGTCGACGCCGATGATCCGGGGGCCCTCGGGGTTGGGGGCGAGAAGGTTCCGCGGGCGTCCGCCGCCCGAGGCCTGCTGTCCGATCTCGGCCAGAAGCCCGAACTCGTGCAACTCGTTGACGATGTCGGAGGCGGTGGCCACCGACAGGCCCGTGGCCGCGGCGATGTCGCGCCTGACGACGGGCGCCGAGGCGATGAGATGCCGCATCACGGCGAAACGGTTGGTCCGGCGAATGTCCTGGTACGTCCGCTTCAACGACGTCGTCCTGTGCTCGATGCGGCTGGGGCGCCTGATCGTATCCACGCGCTGCACGCCGTTGGAACTGCCGTGCACGGACTTTTTCTGGCTTGTTGACGAAGGGGTGTAGCGCGCATAACCTGCGTCTCGCTCCGCTCGCTGCAACCCCGTCAGCGGCAGGAATTCCCCCTCCGATTGTGTGCCCACCACCCCGCGGGCTTCGCGTCGCGCTCATCCCGGCCGCACTCCGCGGCCGTCCACAGCACCATCACCCGCCGTCGCGGCCCCGTCCCCAAGCCCCGGACCCACACCCGTACTTCACAGCAGAGGTGGCCATGTCCCCTGAGCAGAACCCCAGCAGATCGTTCGGCCGCAGGTCCTTCCTGCGCGCCTCCGGCACCGTGGCGGCGGCGGGATTCCTCGCCGCGTGCGGTGGGAACACCGGTCGCGGCGCCGGCTCCGGCGGTAAGGCGGCGATCAGCCAGTGGTACCACCAGTACGGCGAGGCGGGCACCCAGCAGGCGGCGCTGCGTTACGCGAAGGCGTACACCAAGGCCGACGTGTCGGTGCAGTGGATCCCCGGTGACTTCGCCTCCAAGCTCTCCAGCGGCCTGGTCTCCAGCAGCGGCCCCGACGTCTTCGAGTTCCACCCCGACGTCCAGATGGCCAAGTCCGGGCAGATCGTGCCGCTGGACGACATCATCGCGGACGTGAAGTCCGACTTCACGGAGAAGGACCTGGCCGCCAACTCGGTGGACGGCAAGGTCTACGGCATCCGCATGATCGACGACCCGCAGTTCCTGTACTACCGCAAGAGCCTGCTGGAGAAGGCGGGCGTCCAGCCCCCGACCACCTTCGACGAGCTGATAGAGGTCTCCCGCAAGCTCGACAAGGGCGGGGTCAAGGGCCTGTACCTTGGCCTGAAGGGGGGCAGCGACATCCTGGCCAGTCCACTGGTCTGGGCCACCGGCAGTGAACTGCTGACCGCCGACCACAAGGTCGCCTTCGACACCCCGGCGACGGTCGAGGGCCTGAAGAAGATGCGCGAGCTGTACACGAGCAAGTCGCTGCTGCTCGGCGCGCCCACCGACTGGTTCGACCCGTCGGCGTTCATCCAAGGCCTGACGGCGATGCAATGGTGCGGCTTGTGGGCGATGCCCGGCATCAAGAAGGCGTTGGGCGACGACTTCGGCATCGTCCCGCTGCCCGGCATGGGAAGCGCCGGCCGCCCAGTGGTCTACAACGGCGGCTGGTCCACGTACGTCAGCGCCAAGGCCAAGGACGTCGACGCGGCCAAGGCGTTCGTGAAGTGGCTGTGGATCGAGCAGACGAAGCTCCAGGAGGACTGGTGCACCTCCTACGGCTTCCACATCCCCCCGCGCAAGAGCCTGGCGGCGAAGGCCACCAAGCTGCAGAGCGGCACCGCCGCCGAGGCGGTGAAGCTCTTCGGGACCAACGGGCACTACGACGACCCGTACTGGACCCAGGGCATGATGACGATTTCCCAGGACATGGTGAACAACGCCGTGGTCAGCGGAAAGAACCCCGAGTCCGAGGTGGCCAAGGCCCGTACCCGGGTCGAGGCCGAACTCAAGAAGATCGCCTGAGGGGCCCTGACAGGCATGACAACCACCACCACCCGTGGCGCCCGTCCGGGCGCCACCGCGCCACCCGGCGCCGCAGCGAAGGCGAAACGTGACAGGCACGGGACGCGAGGCAGCACCCGCACCTTCTGGCTCTTCGCGGGTCCCTTCCTGGCCGGTCTCCTGCTGTTCGTCTACGTGCCGGTCGGCTGGAGCTTCTACCTGAGCCTCTTCCAGGCCCAGAACACGGTCACCCCGACGAAGTTCGTCGGCCTGGGCAACTACGCGGACATCCTCACCGAAGGGCCGTTCACCGACAGCCTGTGGACCTTCACGCTCTTCGCGTTGATCGTCGTCCCTCTCACCTACGTCCTGGCTCTGGCGCTCGCGCTGCTCGTCCACCGCATCCGCGTCGCCCGTGCCTTCTTCCGGTCGGTGTTCTTCATACCCACCGCGTGCTCCTACGTCGTGGCCTCGATGGTGTGGAAGCTGTCGATCTTCAACGGGGTGCGCTTCGGTCTCGCCAACACCGTCCTGGGCTGGTTCGGGATCGAACCCGTCGCCTGGATCGGCACCGTCTCCCCGCCCTGGTACTGGATGGTGCTGGTCACCCTACGGCTCTGGCTCCAGCTGGGCTTCTACATGATCCTCTTCCTGGCCGCCCTCCAGCAGATCCCCAAGGAACTGTACGAAGCGGCCTGGACGGACGGCGCCCGACCCGGCTGGCAGACCTTCCGGCACATCACCCTGCCGCAGCTGCGCACCACCTCGGTCGCCGTGGTGCTCCTCATGCTGATCGCGGCCTACCAGGCGTTCGACGAGTTCTACAACCTGCTGCCCAACACCCCCTACGCACGGCCGCCGTTGGTCTACCTCTACTACACGGCCCTCGGGCAGGGTCAGGACTTCGGCCACGGCAGCGCCGGGGCGCTGGTGCTGTCGGCACTCATCACGATGGTGACGCTGCTGCAGGGCAGGATCTTCGGCTTCGGAAAGGCGGACAGCTGATGGCCACCTCCTCCACCACCCCGGTCCGCGGCCGTCCACGTGCGGTGCGCGGACGGGCCGGCAGCATCGCCGTCTATGCCGTCGCGGTCGTCGCGGCGCTGCTGTTCCTGGTCCCGTTCTATCTGCTGATCCGCAACAGTCTGGCCACCGACGCCGACCTCACCGGCGTGCACTGGAAGTTCTTCCCGACCGTGCTGCACTGGGAGAACATCTCCGAGCTGTTCAACGACCCCGCGGTTCCCATGGCGCACAGCATGTGGAACTCGCTCGTCGTCGGGGTGCTCGGCACCGCCGGGCAGCTGCTGGTCTGCTCCCTGGCCGGCTACGCGCTGGCCCGCGTCCCGTACCGGCACGCCAACAAGATCTTCTACGCGGTGCTGGCCACCCTCATGATCCCCAGCGCGGTCACCTTCGTGCCCAGCTTCGTCCTCGTGTCGTCACTGGGCTGGGTCTCCAGCCTGCAAGGTCTGATCGTGCCCGGCCTGTTCAGCGGCTTCACCGCCTTCCTCTTCCGGCAGTACTTCCTCGGCTTCCCCAAGGAACTGGAGGAGGCCGCCCGGATCGACGGTCTCGGCAGCTGGGGCACGTACTGGCGGATCGTCGTCCCCAACTCGACTGGTTTCTTCTCGGCGATCGCGGTGATCACCTTCATCACCAACTGGAACGCCTTCCTGTGGCCGCTGGTCATCGGCCAGGACCAGTCCAGCTGGACGGTGCAGGTGGCCCTGTCGACCTTCACCACCGCGCAGACCGTCAACATCCACGAGCTGTTCCTCGCCGCCACCGTGTCCATCCTGCCGCTGGTGCTCGTCTTCCTCTTCCTGCAGCGATACCTGGTCGAAGGCGTCGCGCACACCGGCATCAAGGGCTGACCGCAGAGCACCCCGGCAACCGCACAGAACGCCACTCTTCGCACCGACCCATCCCGGAGTGACCCATGACCAAACCCGCCGGCCACCCGCCGCTCGCAGCGGCCGTACATCTGGACCCCAACTTCACCGTCGGCGAGGTGCATCCGCGGCTGTTCGGATCCTTCGTCGAGCACCTCGGCCGCTGCGTCTACACCGGCGTCTTCGAACCGGACCACCCGAGCGCCGACGAGGACGGACTGCGCACCGACGTCCTGGCCCTGATCCGGGAACTGGGCGTCACCATGGTCCGCTACCCCGGCGGCAACTTCGTCTCCGGCTACCGCTGGGAAGACGGAGTCGGCCCGGTGGAGCAGCGGCCCCGCCGGCTCGACGGCGCCTGGCGGACCGTCGAGACGAACCAGTTCGGGCTGAACGAGTTCATGCGCTTCGCGGCAAGGGCCGACGTCGAGCCGATGCAGGCCGTCAACCTCGGCACCCGCGGCCTCCAGGAGGCACTCGACCTCCTGGAGTACACCAACCACCCCGGCGGCACGGCCTTCTCCGAGCTGCGCCGCTCGCACGGCGTGGACAAGCCGCACGGCATCCGGCTGTGGTGCCTGGGCAACGAGATGGACGGCCCCTGGCAGCTCGGCCACAAGAGCGCCGACGAATACGGCCGCCTCGCCGCCGTCACCGCCAAGGCCATGCGCGATGTCGACCCCGGTCTGGAACTGGTCGCCTGCGGAAGCTCCAACCGCTCCATGCCGACCTTCGGCGCCTGGGAGGCGACGGTCCTGGAGCACACGTACGACCTCGTCGACTTCATCTCCTGCCACGCCTACTACGAGGAAAGTGACGGCGACGTCGACAGCTTCCTCGCCTCGGCCGCCGACATGGAGGCCTTCATCGACGGGGTGGTCGCCACCGCCGACCACATCGGGGCCAAGCGCCACTCGAGCAAGCGGATCAACCTCTCCTTCGACGAGTGGAACGTCTGGTACCAGAGCCGGCCGGTCAACAACACCGACACCCCGGACTGGAGCGTGGCCCCGCGCCAGCTCGAGGACGTCTACAACGTCACCGACGCCGTCGTGGTCGGCAGCCTGCTGATCACCCTGCTGCGCCACTGCGACCGCGTCACCGCGGCCTGCCTCGCCCAGCTGGTGAACGTGATCGCACCCATCATGACCGAGCCCGGCGGCCCGGCCTGGCGACAGACCATCTATTACCCCTTCGCCGACGCGGCCCGCCACGGTGGCGGCCAGGTGCTCCGGCTCGCCCTGGACAGCCCCGTCCACGACACCGCCCGCTACGGCGAGGTGCCCCTGCTGCACGCGACCGCGGTCCAGCAGGAGGACGGGACGCTCACAGTCTTCGCCGTCAACCGGGACACCGCGCGGCCGCTCGAACTCACCGCCGACCTGCGGGCGTTCAACCCGGTGGCCGGGCAGGTGACGCACACCGCCCTGGCCGACCCCGACCGCCACGCGGCCAACACGCTCCGGCATCAGGACCGCGTGACCCCGAAGCCGGTGACCGGCACCGTCACGGACGGCGGACGGCTGAGCGCCCTGCTGCCGCCGATGTCCTGGAACACCATCACCATCCCGCTCGCCCCCTGAGCGGCCCCAGGATCC
It encodes:
- a CDS encoding ROK family transcriptional regulator gives rise to the protein MDTIRRPSRIEHRTTSLKRTYQDIRRTNRFAVMRHLIASAPVVRRDIAAATGLSVATASDIVNELHEFGLLAEIGQQASGGGRPRNLLAPNPEGPRIIGVDIAETYVHAEVFDPALRVLARAECELHPHTNSPDYVVDRIVRGIDDAIAQAQVDRGRILGVGVSIPGQVRPDGTASVFAPNWRWNDVPLPALLTERLPDVPIILDNPLRASTVAELWFGAARGHDDVAVLTLGTGVGAGLAVQGALYRGATNTAGEWGHTNLVIDGRKCRRGCVGCVETYVGAPGIMQHLAETDPDSPLLHPDDQTATIHALATAHAAGDPAAQRVIATTGQYLGIAIANLINLCNPQIIVLTGWVADSLGSAVLPHVRDTAARYALAEPWEGTEISLCPIDRNPVSLGAATLVLEAFLS
- a CDS encoding ABC transporter substrate-binding protein, producing MSPEQNPSRSFGRRSFLRASGTVAAAGFLAACGGNTGRGAGSGGKAAISQWYHQYGEAGTQQAALRYAKAYTKADVSVQWIPGDFASKLSSGLVSSSGPDVFEFHPDVQMAKSGQIVPLDDIIADVKSDFTEKDLAANSVDGKVYGIRMIDDPQFLYYRKSLLEKAGVQPPTTFDELIEVSRKLDKGGVKGLYLGLKGGSDILASPLVWATGSELLTADHKVAFDTPATVEGLKKMRELYTSKSLLLGAPTDWFDPSAFIQGLTAMQWCGLWAMPGIKKALGDDFGIVPLPGMGSAGRPVVYNGGWSTYVSAKAKDVDAAKAFVKWLWIEQTKLQEDWCTSYGFHIPPRKSLAAKATKLQSGTAAEAVKLFGTNGHYDDPYWTQGMMTISQDMVNNAVVSGKNPESEVAKARTRVEAELKKIA
- a CDS encoding carbohydrate ABC transporter permease, which translates into the protein MTTTTTRGARPGATAPPGAAAKAKRDRHGTRGSTRTFWLFAGPFLAGLLLFVYVPVGWSFYLSLFQAQNTVTPTKFVGLGNYADILTEGPFTDSLWTFTLFALIVVPLTYVLALALALLVHRIRVARAFFRSVFFIPTACSYVVASMVWKLSIFNGVRFGLANTVLGWFGIEPVAWIGTVSPPWYWMVLVTLRLWLQLGFYMILFLAALQQIPKELYEAAWTDGARPGWQTFRHITLPQLRTTSVAVVLLMLIAAYQAFDEFYNLLPNTPYARPPLVYLYYTALGQGQDFGHGSAGALVLSALITMVTLLQGRIFGFGKADS
- a CDS encoding carbohydrate ABC transporter permease codes for the protein MATSSTTPVRGRPRAVRGRAGSIAVYAVAVVAALLFLVPFYLLIRNSLATDADLTGVHWKFFPTVLHWENISELFNDPAVPMAHSMWNSLVVGVLGTAGQLLVCSLAGYALARVPYRHANKIFYAVLATLMIPSAVTFVPSFVLVSSLGWVSSLQGLIVPGLFSGFTAFLFRQYFLGFPKELEEAARIDGLGSWGTYWRIVVPNSTGFFSAIAVITFITNWNAFLWPLVIGQDQSSWTVQVALSTFTTAQTVNIHELFLAATVSILPLVLVFLFLQRYLVEGVAHTGIKG
- the arfA gene encoding arabinosylfuranosidase ArfA; its protein translation is MTKPAGHPPLAAAVHLDPNFTVGEVHPRLFGSFVEHLGRCVYTGVFEPDHPSADEDGLRTDVLALIRELGVTMVRYPGGNFVSGYRWEDGVGPVEQRPRRLDGAWRTVETNQFGLNEFMRFAARADVEPMQAVNLGTRGLQEALDLLEYTNHPGGTAFSELRRSHGVDKPHGIRLWCLGNEMDGPWQLGHKSADEYGRLAAVTAKAMRDVDPGLELVACGSSNRSMPTFGAWEATVLEHTYDLVDFISCHAYYEESDGDVDSFLASAADMEAFIDGVVATADHIGAKRHSSKRINLSFDEWNVWYQSRPVNNTDTPDWSVAPRQLEDVYNVTDAVVVGSLLITLLRHCDRVTAACLAQLVNVIAPIMTEPGGPAWRQTIYYPFADAARHGGGQVLRLALDSPVHDTARYGEVPLLHATAVQQEDGTLTVFAVNRDTARPLELTADLRAFNPVAGQVTHTALADPDRHAANTLRHQDRVTPKPVTGTVTDGGRLSALLPPMSWNTITIPLAP